The following coding sequences lie in one Enterococcus sp. 9E7_DIV0242 genomic window:
- a CDS encoding carbohydrate kinase family protein → MKTIDVTALGEILIDFTENGVSSQGNPIIEVNPGGAPCNVLAMLRKFDRQVAFIGKVGNDTFGHFLRQRVSELGIDTQHLFIDKEVHTTLAFVHTMKNGDRDFSFYRDPGADRMLNEFEIDEDLIKKTKIFHFGTLSMTHVGVRKATLKALSIAKESGCIISFDPNIREPLWKSLEDARQQVETSLAYCDVLKISDNEIRWFTGENDFSAGVNKLREKFDLPLILVSMGEKGSRAYYKELIVESEAFRNKNTIDTTGAGDTFFGCVLNYILDWGLDELDEGKLRSMLRVANAAASLITTRKGALCSMFEQEEIQSFIESRKIMNSEKY, encoded by the coding sequence ATGAAGACAATTGATGTAACGGCCCTAGGAGAAATTTTAATTGATTTTACCGAAAATGGTGTCAGTTCTCAAGGTAATCCGATAATTGAAGTCAATCCAGGTGGGGCTCCTTGTAATGTCTTGGCAATGCTTCGTAAATTTGATCGGCAGGTAGCATTTATTGGAAAAGTAGGAAATGATACGTTTGGGCATTTCTTAAGGCAAAGAGTTTCTGAGCTGGGGATCGATACCCAACATTTATTTATTGATAAAGAGGTTCATACTACCTTGGCTTTTGTTCATACAATGAAGAATGGGGATCGTGATTTTTCGTTTTACCGTGATCCAGGAGCTGATAGGATGCTAAATGAGTTTGAAATAGATGAAGACTTGATCAAAAAAACGAAAATTTTTCATTTCGGCACGCTATCAATGACTCATGTAGGAGTGCGCAAAGCGACATTGAAGGCTTTATCTATTGCTAAGGAGAGCGGCTGTATCATTTCTTTTGATCCAAATATTCGTGAACCTTTATGGAAGTCATTAGAGGATGCAAGGCAACAGGTGGAAACAAGTCTGGCGTATTGTGATGTTTTAAAGATATCTGACAATGAAATCCGATGGTTTACGGGAGAAAATGATTTTTCTGCTGGAGTGAATAAGCTACGAGAAAAATTTGACCTTCCATTGATTTTAGTTTCCATGGGTGAAAAAGGGAGTAGAGCCTACTATAAAGAGTTGATTGTTGAGTCAGAGGCATTTCGCAATAAAAATACAATCGATACCACAGGTGCTGGTGATACTTTTTTTGGCTGTGTTCTTAACTACATTTTAGACTGGGGCTTGGATGAGCTTGATGAAGGGAAGTTGCGCTCAATGCTTCGCGTTGCAAATGCAGCTGCATCATTGATAACAACGAGAAAAGGTGCGTTATGCTCAATGTTTGAGCAAGAAGAAATTCAGTCATTCATTGAGTCAAGGAAAATAATGAATAGTGAAAAATACTAA
- a CDS encoding glycoside hydrolase family 32 protein, which produces MFNERMTEKIRAAQRVIDANKETVSKGEMRQQYHFMPEAGWLNDPNGLIYFKENYHFFYQCNPYDSFWGAMHWGHAVSDDLLHWEYLPLALAPSHEYDDHPQGGCFSGSAIEHNGRLYLFYTSAANSGGGVIQNQSMAYSDDGINFQKFEKNPIIVSPPSGYDMVDFRDPKVWKHDEFFYMVVSGKKDQLAHALLYRSKNLEDWAFFNVLAESRGELGYMWECPDFFSITNEQGEKYVLTFSPMGVEERTSIYLVGEMNYDTGKFNYSTMGTIDWGLDYYAPQSFLDKKGRRIMVAWANEWQWMPWWKDWGPTYKEGWCGSFNLLREVVLDEDNRLKFLPINELKSIRLRECTLEKEIIEQEELLIPTADGNSFEMMLTIDLTKTTATQFSLKLRCNEELATIATFDLAKQMLYVNRDHSDNWSNGTSKSTLLLQEEERLIIHLFSDQSSIELFTDNYKTNHSLNVFAGSDQNKNFLSVDKGQLVVEELVTWSLAKTML; this is translated from the coding sequence TTGTTCAATGAGCGAATGACTGAAAAAATCAGAGCTGCCCAAAGAGTGATTGATGCGAATAAGGAAACTGTCAGTAAAGGGGAAATGAGACAACAGTATCATTTCATGCCGGAAGCAGGTTGGCTTAATGATCCGAATGGTTTGATTTATTTCAAAGAGAACTATCACTTTTTTTATCAGTGTAATCCATATGATTCTTTTTGGGGAGCGATGCACTGGGGGCATGCAGTAAGTGATGATTTATTGCATTGGGAATATTTACCATTGGCTTTAGCCCCTAGTCATGAATACGATGACCATCCACAGGGCGGCTGCTTTTCCGGAAGTGCTATTGAGCACAATGGCAGGCTATACCTTTTCTATACAAGTGCTGCTAATAGTGGAGGTGGTGTGATTCAAAATCAAAGCATGGCCTACAGTGACGATGGAATCAATTTTCAAAAGTTTGAGAAGAACCCCATTATTGTTTCTCCACCATCAGGATATGACATGGTTGATTTTCGAGATCCTAAAGTTTGGAAACACGACGAGTTCTTTTATATGGTTGTCAGTGGTAAAAAGGATCAGTTAGCTCATGCGCTTTTGTATCGTTCGAAGAATCTGGAAGATTGGGCGTTCTTTAATGTATTAGCTGAAAGCCGTGGTGAGTTGGGTTATATGTGGGAATGTCCGGACTTCTTCTCTATAACAAATGAACAAGGCGAAAAATACGTTCTGACTTTTTCACCGATGGGTGTTGAGGAAAGAACCAGTATTTACTTAGTTGGAGAGATGAATTATGACACTGGTAAATTCAATTATTCCACGATGGGGACGATCGATTGGGGATTGGATTACTACGCACCACAATCCTTTTTGGATAAAAAGGGCCGTCGTATCATGGTTGCTTGGGCAAATGAATGGCAGTGGATGCCTTGGTGGAAGGACTGGGGACCGACCTATAAGGAAGGCTGGTGTGGATCGTTCAATCTTTTGAGAGAAGTCGTACTTGATGAGGACAACAGACTGAAGTTTTTACCCATTAATGAATTGAAAAGTATTCGTTTGCGGGAATGTACGCTTGAAAAAGAAATAATTGAACAAGAAGAGCTGTTGATTCCAACGGCTGATGGAAATAGTTTTGAAATGATGTTGACCATTGATTTGACAAAAACGACGGCAACACAGTTTTCGCTGAAATTGAGATGTAATGAGGAGTTGGCAACTATAGCGACCTTTGATTTAGCGAAGCAAATGCTCTATGTGAACCGTGACCATTCTGATAATTGGAGTAACGGAACGAGTAAAAGTACCTTACTACTTCAAGAGGAGGAGCGACTGATTATTCATTTGTTTAGTGATCAATCATCCATTGAATTGTTTACGGACAACTATAAAACCAATCATAGTCTAAATGTCTTTGCAGGAAGTGATCAAAATAAGAATTTTTTGTCGGTAGATAAAGGGCAGCTTGTAGTAGAAGAGCTTGTCACTTGGAGTTTGGCTAAAACGATGCTGTAA